The Chryseolinea soli genome contains a region encoding:
- a CDS encoding YjjG family noncanonical pyrimidine nucleotidase, translated as MTPEKVLPNKKYKVIFFDLDHTLWDYETNSSETLKELYTQYDLQAKGVTSHEHFLKEFREVNAALWVLYDQGLIDSEVIRKERFKKVLTPFGAYEEKLCYEISHEYLNTCPKKGNLMPNAYEVLAYLKEHYALSVITNGFEEIQHLKLASGNLQGFFDHIVTSQKAGHKKPAPEIFHYALGLNGIDSHEAIMIGDNLVTDIGGARNAAIDAVFFNPEKIPHDQTLDFEIEDLHELYDIL; from the coding sequence ATGACGCCGGAAAAAGTTTTACCGAACAAAAAATACAAAGTTATTTTTTTCGACCTCGACCACACGCTGTGGGATTATGAGACCAACAGCAGCGAAACGTTGAAAGAACTCTACACGCAATACGACCTCCAGGCCAAGGGGGTGACCAGCCACGAGCATTTCCTGAAAGAATTTCGCGAAGTCAACGCCGCGTTGTGGGTGCTCTACGACCAGGGGCTGATCGACAGCGAAGTCATTCGCAAAGAACGTTTCAAGAAAGTGCTGACGCCGTTTGGCGCCTACGAGGAAAAACTTTGCTACGAGATCTCGCACGAATACCTGAACACCTGCCCCAAAAAAGGAAACCTGATGCCGAATGCCTACGAGGTGTTGGCCTATTTGAAAGAACACTATGCCCTCAGCGTGATCACCAACGGTTTTGAAGAGATCCAACACCTGAAACTCGCTTCGGGCAACCTGCAGGGTTTTTTCGATCACATCGTCACCTCGCAAAAGGCAGGGCACAAGAAACCTGCCCCGGAGATTTTCCATTATGCGCTGGGCCTCAACGGCATCGATAGCCACGAAGCCATCATGATCGGCGACAACCTGGTGACCGACATCGGCGGGGCGCGCAATGCGGCTATCGACGCCGTTTTTTTCAATCCCGAAAAGATCCCCCACGACCAGACGCTGGACTTCGAGATCGAGGACCT
- a CDS encoding ArsR/SmtB family transcription factor, translated as MRLKNFNLTLGSQIFKACADESRLRILSLIVMNGEMCISDLEKILDFTQAKTSRHLIYLKNSGILNTRRYNHWVFYQIKDGVEDIIKQVFQFLRKDPQLQSDQQTYQTLFTNRELAVNKLQIQEWQRERLSDPKRP; from the coding sequence ATGCGGCTGAAAAATTTTAATCTAACGCTGGGTTCGCAGATTTTCAAGGCTTGCGCCGACGAATCTCGACTGCGCATCCTGAGCCTGATTGTGATGAATGGCGAAATGTGTATTTCTGATCTGGAAAAAATCCTGGATTTCACCCAAGCCAAAACCTCACGCCACCTGATCTACCTGAAAAACTCAGGTATTCTCAACACCCGCCGCTACAATCACTGGGTGTTCTACCAGATCAAAGACGGCGTGGAGGACATCATCAAACAAGTCTTTCAATTTCTCCGCAAGGATCCGCAATTGCAAAGCGACCAGCAGACCTACCAAACGCTGTTCACCAACCGCGAGCTGGCCGTAAACAAATTGCAGATCCAGGAATGGCAAAGAGAAAGACTTAGCGACCCTAAAAGACCTTGA
- a CDS encoding carboxypeptidase-like regulatory domain-containing protein encodes MKLTIKNAAGIALVIACVFGALDTAFAQAQKRRVIQLSGVVLEEDSAANNSRPLAGVHVYVPKAGRGTTTNNMGFFSMPVLEKDEIVVSIVGFEKHTFTVPEGSPEYQTLVITMTLDTTYLPEVVFMPFPTEEVFKQAVLAMNMPVDNNGIDKRNFNQELMALMLKTTPMDGYQNQRYYLDQWAGSANNRFQPVSNPFLNPFNWAKFFSSLKKDKKKK; translated from the coding sequence GTGAAGTTGACAATTAAGAACGCCGCCGGAATTGCCCTCGTCATCGCATGTGTATTCGGGGCCCTGGACACCGCTTTTGCCCAGGCGCAGAAGAGGCGTGTGATACAGCTTTCGGGCGTTGTTTTGGAAGAAGATTCAGCCGCTAATAATAGCCGCCCCCTGGCGGGTGTGCACGTGTATGTGCCCAAAGCCGGTCGCGGTACCACCACCAACAACATGGGCTTTTTCTCGATGCCCGTGCTGGAGAAGGACGAGATCGTGGTGAGCATCGTGGGTTTTGAAAAACACACCTTCACGGTGCCGGAAGGCTCTCCCGAATATCAAACCCTCGTGATCACGATGACCTTGGACACGACGTATTTGCCAGAAGTGGTCTTTATGCCCTTTCCCACCGAAGAAGTCTTCAAACAAGCCGTGCTGGCCATGAACATGCCCGTGGACAACAACGGCATCGACAAACGGAATTTTAACCAGGAATTGATGGCCCTCATGCTGAAAACCACCCCCATGGATGGCTATCAGAACCAGCGCTATTACCTGGACCAATGGGCAGGATCGGCCAACAACCGCTTTCAACCCGTTTCAAACCCCTTCCTGAACCCTTTCAACTGGGCCAAGTTCTTCAGTTCCCTGAAGAAGGATAAGAAAAAGAAATAA
- a CDS encoding carboxypeptidase-like regulatory domain-containing protein, which translates to MKAKKIQHKTGKLRNVGLLVGMVIASLSTVKAQSQGAIIGQISDFQSGKPVKAYVLLYNDSTLLGGVASDSAGHFKLDHVPQGMYSVHVKLIGYQTEVTPMFQVHTSSTSLGQLNLNKIPRRLFGAALWRKRKVASMYL; encoded by the coding sequence ATGAAGGCAAAAAAAATTCAACACAAGACGGGCAAATTACGGAATGTGGGGTTGCTCGTTGGTATGGTGATAGCATCGCTATCGACTGTGAAAGCCCAATCGCAGGGCGCTATAATCGGTCAAATCAGTGATTTTCAATCGGGAAAGCCTGTTAAGGCCTATGTGCTGCTATACAACGATTCCACGTTGCTGGGCGGCGTGGCCAGCGACAGCGCGGGGCATTTCAAGCTCGACCATGTGCCACAGGGCATGTATTCGGTCCATGTGAAGCTCATTGGCTATCAAACCGAGGTGACGCCCATGTTCCAGGTGCACACGTCGTCGACCAGCCTGGGGCAGCTCAATCTCAATAAGATCCCCCGCCGCCTGTTTGGCGCTGCGCTGTGGCGCAAGCGCAAAGTGGCCAGCATGTACCTCTAA
- a CDS encoding LytTR family DNA-binding domain-containing protein has translation MMRCIAVDDEPLALDLLEDNISKVPFLTLVKRCKNAFEAHEVLMKEQVDLIFLDVQMPGISGIQFLQTVKAPPMVIFITAYEHFALEGFNLDVVDYLLKPVSFERFLKAANKAHELFNLKNQPPAAVSVAEYLFVNAEYNLVKVNIRDIVYIEGLKDYIKIFLVNVSRPIITRMSLKSIDEKLPGDKFIRVHKSFIVSIDKMVSIRKGKISIGNVQVPISEHYKENLHRFIDPKNLI, from the coding sequence ATGATGCGCTGTATTGCCGTAGATGACGAGCCCCTGGCTCTCGACCTTTTGGAAGACAACATTTCGAAAGTGCCCTTCCTCACCCTGGTGAAGCGTTGCAAAAACGCCTTCGAGGCCCACGAAGTCCTGATGAAGGAACAGGTGGACCTTATTTTCCTGGACGTGCAGATGCCGGGCATCAGCGGCATACAATTCCTCCAGACCGTGAAGGCGCCGCCCATGGTCATCTTCATCACAGCCTATGAGCATTTTGCGCTGGAAGGCTTTAACCTGGATGTGGTGGACTATTTGTTGAAACCCGTCTCGTTTGAGCGCTTCCTGAAGGCTGCCAACAAAGCGCACGAGCTTTTCAACCTGAAGAATCAACCGCCCGCTGCGGTTTCTGTGGCCGAATATCTATTTGTGAACGCGGAATACAACCTGGTGAAAGTCAATATCCGCGACATTGTCTACATCGAAGGGTTGAAGGATTATATCAAGATCTTCCTCGTCAATGTGTCGCGCCCCATCATCACGCGCATGAGCCTGAAGTCCATCGACGAAAAGCTGCCGGGGGATAAGTTCATTCGTGTGCATAAGTCTTTTATCGTGTCGATCGACAAAATGGTGTCGATCCGGAAGGGAAAGATCAGCATTGGCAACGTGCAGGTGCCCATCAGCGAGCACTACAAGGAAAATCTTCACCGGTTCATCGATCCGAAAAATCTGATCTGA
- a CDS encoding sensor histidine kinase, with the protein MVNVKNQVLNRLLIISLHVVGWVTFVLLPFLFMGAPRGNRLRHPERIRLHTPGSGGPLPGEFDMHSMRLHTLVFNVFLVAFFYLNMYVLIPRVLTRKSWVHYMISIVLCFVGVIMASELVNDFVLGNAFRPGRPFYFTLLNFLLVFGLSTALRLTSDRVQFERERKERENETLKSELSLLRSQVSPHFMFNVLNNLASLARKKSDQLESVIIQLSHLMRYMLYESSEKRVTLDKEIEYLESYIDLQRLRFGKDFPVSFEVKTTRGDLPVEPMLLIPFVENAFKHGIGMMKDPMILITLTTEGENLLFSVRNKFNGTVSETKDASSGIGIQNVRRRLDLLYKDLHELHIYESDPWYVVELKLILQ; encoded by the coding sequence ATGGTAAACGTGAAAAATCAAGTGCTCAACCGCTTGCTCATCATCTCCCTTCACGTGGTGGGATGGGTCACGTTTGTCCTGTTGCCGTTTCTTTTTATGGGCGCCCCCCGCGGCAATCGCTTGCGGCACCCTGAACGCATCAGGCTCCACACACCGGGCAGCGGCGGACCTCTACCCGGGGAGTTCGATATGCACAGCATGCGGCTACACACGCTGGTGTTCAATGTGTTTTTGGTGGCCTTCTTTTACCTCAACATGTACGTGCTCATTCCCCGGGTGCTCACCCGCAAGAGCTGGGTGCATTACATGATTTCGATCGTGTTGTGTTTTGTCGGGGTGATCATGGCCAGCGAATTGGTGAACGATTTTGTGTTGGGCAATGCCTTCCGGCCCGGCCGGCCTTTTTATTTTACATTGTTGAATTTCCTGCTGGTGTTTGGCCTGAGCACCGCGCTGCGGCTGACCAGCGACCGTGTGCAGTTTGAGCGCGAGCGCAAAGAACGCGAGAATGAAACGCTGAAGTCGGAATTGAGCTTGCTCCGTTCGCAGGTGAGCCCGCATTTTATGTTCAACGTGTTGAACAACCTGGCGTCGTTGGCGCGGAAGAAATCGGACCAACTGGAGTCGGTGATCATCCAACTCTCGCACCTCATGCGTTATATGCTCTATGAGAGCAGCGAAAAGCGCGTGACGCTCGACAAGGAGATCGAATACCTGGAAAGCTATATCGATTTGCAACGCCTGCGCTTCGGCAAGGATTTTCCCGTGAGCTTCGAGGTGAAGACGACACGCGGCGACCTGCCGGTGGAGCCCATGTTGCTGATCCCGTTCGTAGAGAACGCCTTCAAGCACGGCATCGGCATGATGAAAGATCCCATGATCCTGATCACGCTGACCACCGAAGGCGAGAACTTACTGTTTAGTGTGCGGAATAAATTCAATGGAACGGTATCGGAAACTAAAGACGCCAGCTCGGGCATCGGCATACAGAACGTGCGCCGCCGGCTGGATCTTTTGTATAAGGATTTGCACGAATTGCATATCTATGAATCGGATCCCTGGTATGTGGTGGAGTTGAAACTGATCTTACAATGA
- a CDS encoding Kelch repeat-containing protein yields MNRKRVEFPRVLKTGATLLVVLRICMSLMGCGSSSTDTTYLGEWYKKSSYEGVARSGAVSFVIDGKAYVGTGYDGDKWLKDFYMYDADKNNWFKRADFPGVARNAAVAFAANGKGYVGTGSDGTTFLKDFYEYDPVGDTWTQIADFPGLPRYEAAAFAIDNVGYVTSGYGGADAGTSGNYLKDMYAYNAVSGEWSQKASYSGDKLVNAFAFAIDGKGYVGGGMNNGVLNQQFWEYDPLNDIWNVKNDLQDDAVDTDTNDSGYTIARQLGVTFVINGKGYVLLGTRATLDAGVWEYNPSTDTWTQKNSFEGSVRDSAVGFALGDYGYVATGRSSSLRFDDLWMFDPTAVDVD; encoded by the coding sequence ATGAATCGTAAACGTGTAGAATTTCCAAGAGTGCTGAAAACGGGGGCTACGTTGCTCGTGGTCCTGCGCATCTGTATGTCCCTGATGGGGTGCGGCAGCTCCTCAACCGACACCACTTACCTGGGGGAGTGGTACAAAAAATCTTCTTATGAAGGAGTGGCACGGAGTGGCGCCGTGTCGTTCGTGATCGATGGCAAGGCTTATGTGGGCACGGGCTATGATGGCGACAAGTGGCTGAAAGATTTTTATATGTACGACGCCGACAAGAACAACTGGTTCAAGCGTGCTGACTTCCCCGGTGTTGCGCGAAATGCGGCCGTGGCCTTCGCCGCGAATGGCAAGGGCTATGTGGGCACCGGCTCCGATGGCACGACCTTCCTGAAAGATTTTTATGAGTACGATCCGGTTGGCGACACCTGGACACAGATCGCCGACTTCCCCGGTTTGCCGCGTTATGAAGCCGCCGCCTTCGCGATCGACAACGTGGGCTACGTCACCTCCGGCTACGGCGGTGCCGATGCAGGTACCAGCGGAAACTATTTGAAAGATATGTATGCCTACAATGCCGTCTCGGGCGAATGGTCGCAGAAAGCCAGCTACAGCGGCGACAAGCTCGTGAACGCCTTTGCTTTTGCCATCGACGGCAAGGGTTATGTGGGCGGCGGTATGAACAACGGCGTGTTGAACCAGCAGTTCTGGGAATACGATCCCCTGAACGACATCTGGAATGTGAAGAACGACTTGCAGGATGATGCAGTAGACACCGACACCAACGACTCGGGCTACACCATCGCACGGCAGTTGGGCGTCACCTTCGTCATCAACGGCAAAGGCTATGTGCTGCTGGGCACACGCGCTACACTGGATGCCGGTGTGTGGGAATACAACCCCTCGACCGACACCTGGACGCAAAAGAATTCCTTTGAAGGTTCCGTGCGCGATTCGGCCGTAGGATTTGCCTTGGGCGACTATGGCTACGTAGCCACGGGCCGCAGCTCCAGTCTCCGTTTCGATGACCTGTGGATGTTCGATCCCACGGCCGTCGATGTGGACTGA
- a CDS encoding DUF4270 family protein, whose translation MRWRLHIFFIGLLVICLGCDHDPGVLGLGSNFSSDFGMMVVDTTTVQVSTVLLDSIPTSSTGSLLMGGYSDPKLGNLTAKGYIQVTNPTWTPATVAFFDSLVLRIAHSGYYYGDTTQAQTIEVHRVTKDFKTYALPFYWYNEGQYSALYKAASLYNTTKTPVESTPLGSRQVIFRPNAKDTLTIRLSDALGKEWLTSAQAQAPDLVETARFLTYFKGVSIENASAQPAVVVGLNTDGMKIRLYYKEYSADKLTQKYQDFAFSSSLFNYSSITADRSATKLKDIATTGEVISTASDDQVYVQAGTGLVTKIRFPHVHKTIDGKGTLLVNQAQLLIEPVKDSFDKNRPYPKTLTIFKTDRSNLPLAQLSADYNPSAGQSASYTEDKEYQTSSGYTFNITQYVQNLVGTEGNTDNGLLLMPPGTELTTKVNKIYLGVNNSGTKYRVKLKIWYTRKSTEQ comes from the coding sequence ATGCGGTGGCGACTTCATATTTTCTTTATCGGTTTGCTGGTCATTTGCCTTGGGTGCGACCACGATCCGGGTGTGCTTGGTTTAGGCAGCAATTTCAGCAGCGATTTTGGAATGATGGTGGTTGACACCACGACCGTCCAGGTATCGACCGTGTTGCTGGATTCCATTCCCACCTCCTCTACCGGTTCCCTGTTGATGGGAGGCTACTCCGATCCGAAACTGGGCAACCTCACGGCCAAAGGATACATCCAGGTAACGAATCCCACCTGGACGCCGGCCACCGTGGCCTTCTTCGATTCACTGGTCTTGAGGATAGCGCATTCCGGCTACTACTATGGCGACACCACACAGGCCCAGACCATCGAGGTGCACCGTGTGACGAAAGATTTCAAGACCTATGCTTTGCCCTTCTACTGGTACAACGAAGGACAGTACTCTGCTTTATATAAGGCAGCCAGCTTATACAACACCACGAAGACGCCGGTGGAATCTACCCCCTTGGGAAGCCGCCAGGTGATCTTTCGGCCCAACGCAAAAGACACACTCACCATTCGCCTCAGCGACGCCTTGGGCAAGGAATGGCTCACGAGCGCGCAAGCGCAAGCTCCGGATTTAGTGGAAACCGCCCGGTTCCTGACCTACTTCAAGGGTGTCTCTATCGAGAACGCCTCGGCTCAGCCAGCGGTCGTGGTAGGGTTGAATACCGATGGGATGAAGATCCGGTTGTACTATAAAGAATATTCGGCGGACAAGCTCACGCAGAAATACCAGGACTTTGCTTTCAGTTCGTCGCTGTTCAACTACTCGAGCATCACGGCCGACCGGTCGGCCACCAAATTGAAAGACATTGCCACTACCGGTGAGGTGATCTCGACCGCCTCCGACGATCAGGTGTATGTGCAGGCGGGCACGGGTTTAGTGACCAAGATCCGGTTTCCCCACGTGCACAAAACCATCGACGGCAAAGGGACCTTGTTGGTGAACCAGGCCCAGCTGTTGATCGAGCCGGTGAAAGATTCGTTTGATAAAAACCGTCCCTATCCGAAAACGCTGACCATCTTTAAAACCGATCGCAGCAACTTGCCGCTTGCACAACTCTCGGCCGACTACAATCCGAGCGCGGGACAGTCGGCATCTTACACAGAGGATAAAGAATATCAGACTTCCAGCGGCTACACCTTCAACATCACGCAGTACGTGCAAAACCTGGTGGGCACGGAAGGCAATACCGACAACGGTTTGCTGCTCATGCCTCCCGGAACGGAACTCACCACCAAAGTGAACAAGATCTATCTCGGTGTGAACAACAGCGGTACGAAGTACCGCGTCAAGCTCAAGATATGGTATACGCGCAAGAGTACAGAACAATAA
- a CDS encoding DinB family protein yields MTTEMETPTQTKILSTLVHDMAVYNQWANQTLVDYLRQKPEELLYQEVASSFPGLKATIEHIWDTQRFWLCVIQKTTPPTSFRFEPFQGTAEEAFEGLMENSKALTTFIQSLDDAGLQEAVNFDSPWVKGTQARFEFIHQVLNHSTYHRGQVVTIGRQLGFTDAPMTDFNFYLMMVKGKH; encoded by the coding sequence ATGACAACCGAAATGGAAACTCCCACGCAAACCAAGATCCTGTCAACGCTCGTGCACGACATGGCCGTCTACAACCAATGGGCCAACCAAACCCTGGTAGACTATCTGCGTCAAAAGCCTGAGGAACTTCTTTATCAGGAAGTAGCCTCCAGCTTCCCCGGTCTCAAGGCAACGATAGAGCACATCTGGGACACCCAACGTTTCTGGCTCTGCGTGATCCAAAAAACCACCCCTCCCACCTCGTTCCGCTTCGAGCCCTTCCAAGGCACGGCAGAAGAAGCATTCGAAGGCCTCATGGAAAACTCCAAAGCACTCACCACGTTCATCCAATCGCTCGATGATGCAGGTCTGCAGGAAGCGGTCAACTTCGACTCTCCCTGGGTGAAGGGCACCCAAGCCCGCTTCGAATTCATCCACCAGGTTCTCAACCACAGCACATATCACAGAGGCCAAGTCGTGACCATCGGGCGCCAACTCGGCTTCACAGATGCGCCGATGACGGATTTTAACTTCTACTTGATGATGGTGAAAGGGAAGCACTGA
- a CDS encoding ABC transporter permease, producing the protein MYKNYLTITFRVFNRERLYSLINVSGLALGFTCCLLIYLFISDELSYDRFHSDGDRIYRVSAAYMRQGVWEPYASNAWKTAELIKNNYGEVEELVRIMPDNNTLFEYGDKKIVEERLAWVDDNFFKLFSFPLIQGNTAEALKGPNKVVISESIAGKYFGTENPMGKIFKLSDYPIELQVSGVMKDMPSNAHFHFDFLISGETLRQVVGEGLFTNVGWDSQYLYARLAPGADPARIEATFPEFINKNLDFWKSTTFKMFLQPLRSIHLQSNIGREFEANGSLTRIYTFSVVAVFILIIACVNYMNLTTARSMRRAKEVGMRKVLGAKRPDLMGQFFAESFVMTAIAILLAILFSFLLLPQFNQFAGKEISRNVLFSPGIISGLLISLAIIALVSGFYPALVLSSFKPLNNMKNSGGGGNFGLVFRKGLVLLQFVISIGLIASSAIVLKQWTFMKNKSLGINDDMLISVPLQTMDRRRIDVFTQELLANPAIRKAGLSNMRMPGWIGNSTGYTAQDVNADEEVNKSMKIIRIDYDFLTTIEAKIVEGRNFSRNFPSDTLSSIILNESAVTQLGWKGAVGKWMQLGNTKYTVVGVVNDFHFESLHRKIPPIIFVFNPRAFNWIYLKVDKADLTSALAHVEKIYGKYVTNREFSFTFLNDDIEKQYVAEQKFTEVFSVFTGLAIIIACLGTFGLISFSAERKSKEIGIRKVLGASVGHVSFLLIREFVVLLLIASAVAWPVTYYFLNGWIQEFTYRTSIGTMPFILATTLAAFIVVLTTGFRAVKAALANPVESLRSE; encoded by the coding sequence ATGTATAAAAATTATCTGACCATAACCTTCAGGGTCTTCAACCGGGAGCGACTCTATAGCCTCATCAATGTCTCGGGGCTGGCCTTGGGGTTCACCTGCTGTCTCCTGATCTATCTTTTTATTTCCGATGAGCTGAGTTACGACAGGTTCCACAGCGATGGCGATCGCATCTACCGGGTTTCTGCCGCCTACATGCGACAGGGCGTATGGGAGCCTTACGCCTCCAATGCCTGGAAGACCGCCGAGCTCATCAAGAATAACTATGGCGAAGTGGAAGAGCTCGTCCGGATCATGCCGGATAATAATACCTTATTCGAGTATGGCGACAAAAAAATTGTAGAAGAGCGGTTGGCCTGGGTGGATGATAATTTTTTCAAACTGTTCAGCTTCCCCCTGATCCAGGGAAATACAGCGGAAGCCTTGAAAGGCCCCAATAAAGTGGTGATCTCGGAGTCGATCGCGGGCAAATACTTTGGGACCGAAAATCCCATGGGCAAGATCTTTAAACTAAGCGATTACCCCATCGAGTTGCAGGTGAGCGGGGTGATGAAGGATATGCCTTCCAACGCACATTTTCATTTCGACTTTCTGATCTCCGGCGAAACGCTGAGGCAGGTGGTTGGCGAGGGACTTTTCACCAACGTCGGCTGGGACTCTCAATACCTCTACGCCCGGCTGGCACCCGGTGCCGATCCCGCGAGGATAGAGGCTACTTTTCCGGAGTTCATCAACAAGAACCTCGACTTCTGGAAGTCAACGACCTTCAAGATGTTTCTCCAGCCCCTTCGATCGATTCACCTTCAATCGAACATCGGGCGCGAATTCGAAGCCAACGGAAGTCTCACCCGCATCTATACCTTCTCGGTGGTGGCGGTATTCATCCTGATCATCGCGTGTGTCAATTACATGAACCTCACTACGGCAAGGTCGATGCGCAGAGCAAAAGAAGTGGGGATGCGCAAAGTGCTCGGTGCAAAAAGACCGGATCTTATGGGTCAGTTTTTCGCAGAATCTTTTGTGATGACGGCCATCGCGATCTTGCTCGCCATCTTGTTTTCGTTCCTGCTCCTGCCGCAGTTCAACCAGTTTGCCGGGAAGGAAATATCCCGGAATGTCTTGTTTAGCCCCGGGATAATTTCAGGTCTTTTGATTTCCCTCGCGATCATCGCGTTGGTTTCCGGATTCTATCCCGCCCTGGTCTTGTCTTCCTTCAAGCCCTTGAACAATATGAAGAACAGTGGTGGTGGCGGAAACTTTGGCCTGGTGTTCAGGAAGGGGCTTGTATTGTTGCAATTTGTGATCTCGATTGGCCTCATCGCCTCGTCTGCCATCGTGCTCAAGCAGTGGACGTTTATGAAAAACAAATCGTTGGGCATTAATGATGACATGCTGATATCCGTCCCCTTACAAACGATGGATAGACGCCGGATCGATGTGTTCACCCAAGAGCTTCTCGCGAACCCGGCGATCAGGAAGGCAGGACTCTCCAACATGAGAATGCCCGGGTGGATCGGAAACAGCACCGGCTACACGGCCCAGGATGTGAATGCCGACGAAGAGGTGAACAAGTCCATGAAGATCATTCGCATCGACTATGATTTTCTGACGACCATAGAAGCAAAGATCGTGGAAGGCCGAAACTTTTCAAGAAACTTTCCGTCCGACACCCTTTCTTCGATCATTCTGAATGAATCGGCCGTGACGCAGTTGGGATGGAAAGGGGCCGTTGGCAAGTGGATGCAGCTCGGCAATACCAAGTATACGGTGGTGGGTGTAGTGAATGATTTTCACTTCGAGTCGCTCCATCGCAAGATACCGCCGATCATCTTCGTGTTTAATCCAAGAGCGTTTAATTGGATCTATCTGAAGGTAGATAAAGCAGACCTGACGTCGGCACTGGCACATGTTGAGAAGATCTATGGGAAGTATGTTACCAATCGCGAATTTTCCTTCACCTTCCTCAATGATGATATTGAAAAACAGTATGTGGCCGAACAGAAATTCACAGAAGTGTTTAGCGTATTCACGGGTCTCGCCATCATCATCGCGTGCCTCGGCACTTTTGGATTGATCTCGTTCTCGGCCGAACGCAAATCAAAGGAAATCGGAATTCGAAAAGTGTTGGGAGCGTCCGTGGGCCATGTTTCTTTCCTGCTCATCCGGGAGTTTGTCGTGTTACTCCTTATTGCCAGTGCGGTGGCATGGCCTGTTACCTACTACTTCCTGAATGGCTGGATCCAGGAGTTTACCTACAGAACATCCATCGGTACCATGCCTTTTATTCTGGCGACGACGTTGGCTGCGTTTATCGTTGTACTCACCACAGGGTTCCGGGCGGTGAAAGCAGCGTTGGCCAATCCGGTCGAGTCGTTGAGGAGTGAGTAG
- a CDS encoding PadR family transcriptional regulator translates to MRKYFLGEFEEIVLLATAILHKSAYGVSIKEEIEAQLDREVSMGALHAALLRLEEKGYIRSANGEATEERAGRPRKYYEITAMGKKAIAYAKESREKMWKAIPKVVFELSGLF, encoded by the coding sequence ATGCGGAAATACTTTCTCGGCGAGTTTGAGGAGATCGTTTTGCTGGCTACCGCCATACTGCACAAGTCCGCCTATGGTGTTTCCATCAAGGAGGAGATTGAGGCGCAACTCGATCGCGAGGTGAGTATGGGCGCGCTGCATGCGGCGCTCCTGCGGTTGGAGGAAAAAGGTTATATCCGGTCCGCGAACGGAGAGGCCACCGAGGAACGGGCGGGTCGACCCCGGAAATATTACGAGATCACGGCCATGGGAAAAAAGGCGATCGCATACGCCAAGGAAAGCCGCGAGAAAATGTGGAAGGCAATTCCAAAGGTGGTGTTTGAACTCAGCGGTCTTTTTTGA
- a CDS encoding DUF488 family protein has protein sequence MFYRRKIVLGLLQLYKNRLDKISVQKLVFLVTLEQKNPVFEFVPFKYGCYSYSLTADIAAMARRGQVAEDKTHISKIDEIDYLSELKADDKAFLMRVKNAYGHFNSDDLMRHIYLTHPLYAINSTKAPELLTKQEYGRVESSRPMGHGTTLFTIGYEGISFENYLMRLVQNDVKVLVDVRNNPISMKFGFSKSQLKRSCENLGILYVHVPEVGIKSAKRQTLNSQADYDKLFAAYRCDDLPQTGKFQDNILELLKQHKRIALTCFEANICQCHRKPLAEAIAKRSGFEYELKHI, from the coding sequence ATGTTTTATCGGAGAAAGATCGTTTTAGGGTTACTCCAGTTGTATAAGAACCGGTTAGACAAGATCAGCGTTCAGAAGCTGGTGTTCCTCGTCACGCTGGAGCAGAAGAACCCCGTATTTGAATTTGTTCCCTTTAAATACGGCTGCTATTCATACTCCCTCACCGCCGACATCGCCGCCATGGCAAGACGTGGACAGGTGGCCGAAGACAAGACGCATATTTCAAAGATTGATGAAATAGATTATCTAAGTGAGCTCAAAGCCGACGACAAAGCGTTTTTGATGCGTGTCAAAAATGCTTATGGTCATTTCAATAGCGATGACCTCATGCGGCACATATACCTTACGCATCCCCTTTATGCCATCAACAGCACAAAGGCCCCGGAGCTTTTAACGAAGCAAGAATATGGCCGGGTTGAATCGTCCCGCCCCATGGGACATGGCACCACGCTATTCACGATTGGGTACGAAGGGATTTCATTTGAAAATTACCTCATGCGCCTGGTGCAAAACGATGTGAAGGTGTTGGTAGACGTGCGAAACAATCCCATCAGCATGAAGTTCGGGTTTTCCAAAAGCCAATTGAAGAGGAGTTGTGAGAATCTGGGTATTCTATATGTCCATGTGCCGGAAGTCGGCATTAAATCCGCCAAAAGGCAGACGCTCAATTCGCAAGCCGATTATGATAAGCTGTTTGCTGCCTATAGATGCGACGACCTTCCACAAACCGGCAAATTCCAGGACAACATTCTCGAACTTTTAAAACAACATAAGCGAATAGCCCTCACATGTTTTGAAGCCAATATTTGTCAGTGTCATCGTAAACCGTTGGCGGAGGCCATTGCAAAACGTTCTGGCTTTGAATATGAATTGAAACATATTTAA